The window GAAGCCTTCAACACCATTTCGTAGCTCGGCAGTGGCAGCGGCTGATCAAGTTCGATCAGGCGCTTGGCTTCGCTCTCGTAGAAATCGAACAGTTCGAACAGTTTGTCGACGTTGGCGTGTTCGAAGTTGTAGGTCGATTGCTCCACTTCGTTCTGGTGGAACACATCGCCGTAGGTCACGCGGCCGAATGGACCGTCAGCCCAGACCAGGTCATAGACCGAGTCGACGTTCTGCAGGTACATGGCCAGACGTTCCAGGCCGTAGGTGATTTCGCCAGTGACCGGATAGCACTCGATACCACCCGCCTGCTGGAAGTAAGTGAACTGCGAGACTTCCATGCCGTTGAGCCAGATTTCCCAGCCCAGACCCCAGGCGCCCAGAGTCGGCGATTCCCAGTTGTCTTCTACGAAGCGCACGTCGTGGACCAGTGGGTCCAGGCCGACGTGCTTCAGGGAGCCCAGGTACAACTCCTGAAAGTTGTCCGGGTTCGGCTTGAGCACCACCTGGAACTGGTAGTAATGCTGCAGACGGTTCGGGTTTTCGCCATAACGGCCGTCAGTAGGGCGGCGGCTTGGCTGGACGTAGGCGGCGTTCCAGGTTTCCGGGCCAACGGCGCGCAGAAACGTGGCGGTGTGGAAAGTGCCGGCGCCTACTTCCATATCGTAGGGCTGAAGTACCACGCAACCTTGCTCGGCCCAGTATTGCTGGAGGGCGAGGATCAAGTCTTGGAAGGTACGCACGGCTGGCGTAGGCTGGCTCACGAAATTCACCTGTACTGGGGCTGCGATTTAAAGAGCGGGAGTATACCCGATTCGGCCGCACCTCCACCCTTGGGAGCCCTATGCCACGCTGCTTTTGGTGCAACGAAGAGCCGATTTACATCGATTATCACGATCAGGAGTGGGGCGTGCCGTTGCGCGATGCGCAGAAGCTCTTCGAGTTGCTTTTGCTCGAAGGGTTCCAGGCGGGGCTTTCATGGATTACGGTTTTGAAAAAGCGCGCCCGTTATCGCGAGGTCATGTTCGGTTTTGACGTTCATCGGATTGCCGCCATGACCGACGCCGATATCGAACAGTTGATGCAGGAGCCGGGCATTATCCGCAATCGCCTCAAGCTCAATGCAGCCCGGCGTAACGCTCAGGCGTGGCTGAAGTTTGAGGATCCGGTGGGCTTTCTCTGGTCGTTCGTAGGTGGCGAGCAGAAGGTCAATCATTTCAAGGACCGCAGTGAAGTCCCGGCCATCACGCCAGAGGCCGAGGCCATGAGCAAAGCTTTGAAGAAAGCCGGCTTTACCTTTGTCGGCCCCACCATCTGCTACGCCTACATGCAGTCCAGCGGCATGGTCATGGACCATACGGTGGATTGTGATCGATACGCGGTTTTGACTCGCTGATGGTTACAATGGCCGCCTTGAGTTTTAGGGAGTGATCTGTGGAAAAGTTTAAAGGTGCCCTCATGGTGGGCGCGTTGCGACTGTTTGCCTTGTTGCCCTGGCGCGTTGTGCAGTGGGCCGGTGCGGGCATTGGCTGGCTGATGTGGAAGCTGCCGAACCGTTCGCGAGAAGTTGCGCGCATCAACCTGGCCAAGTGTTTCCCGGAAATGGATCCCGCCGAGCGTGAGCGTCTGGTGGGTCGCAGCCTGATGGACATCGGCAAGACCCTGACCGAAAGCGCTTGCGCGTGGATCTGGCCGGCCCAGAAATCCATCGACCTGGTCCGCGAAGTCGAAGGCCTCGACGTGCTCAAGGAAGCGCTGGCCTCGGGTAAAGGCGTGGTCGGCATCACCAGCCACTTGGGTAACTGGGAGGTGTTGAACCACTTCTATTGCAGTCAGTGCAAACCGATCATTTTCTATCGTCCGCCCAAGCTCAAAGCGGTCGATGACCTGCTGCGCAAACAGCGCGTGCAATTGGGCAACCGGGTGGCGGCGTCCACCAAGGAAGGCATTCTCAGTGTCATCAAGGAAGTGCGCAAAGGCGGCTCGGTGGGCATTCCGGCAGACCCGGAGCCCGCTGAATCAGCAGGGATCTTCGTGCCGTTTTTCGCTACCACGGCCCTGACCAGTAAATTCGTACCGAATATGCTGGCAGGTGGCAAAGCAGTCGGTGTATTCCTGCACGCCATGCGCCTGCCGGATGGGTCGGGCTACAAAGTGGTGCTGGAGGCTGCGCCTGAGGCCATGTACAGCACCGATACCGAAACCT of the Paucimonas lemoignei genome contains:
- the glyQ gene encoding glycyl-tRNA synthetase subunit alpha, encoding MSQPTPAVRTFQDLILALQQYWAEQGCVVLQPYDMEVGAGTFHTATFLRAVGPETWNAAYVQPSRRPTDGRYGENPNRLQHYYQFQVVLKPNPDNFQELYLGSLKHVGLDPLVHDVRFVEDNWESPTLGAWGLGWEIWLNGMEVSQFTYFQQAGGIECYPVTGEITYGLERLAMYLQNVDSVYDLVWADGPFGRVTYGDVFHQNEVEQSTYNFEHANVDKLFELFDFYESEAKRLIELDQPLPLPSYEMVLKASHTFNLLDARRAISVTARQQYILRVRTLARSVAQAYLMARAKLGFPMAPPDLRDEVLAKLEAQQ
- the tag_1 gene encoding DNA-3-methyladenine glycosylase I; this translates as MPRCFWCNEEPIYIDYHDQEWGVPLRDAQKLFELLLLEGFQAGLSWITVLKKRARYREVMFGFDVHRIAAMTDADIEQLMQEPGIIRNRLKLNAARRNAQAWLKFEDPVGFLWSFVGGEQKVNHFKDRSEVPAITPEAEAMSKALKKAGFTFVGPTICYAYMQSSGMVMDHTVDCDRYAVLTR
- the htrB_1 gene encoding lipid A biosynthesis lauroyl acyltransferase, whose translation is MEKFKGALMVGALRLFALLPWRVVQWAGAGIGWLMWKLPNRSREVARINLAKCFPEMDPAERERLVGRSLMDIGKTLTESACAWIWPAQKSIDLVREVEGLDVLKEALASGKGVVGITSHLGNWEVLNHFYCSQCKPIIFYRPPKLKAVDDLLRKQRVQLGNRVAASTKEGILSVIKEVRKGGSVGIPADPEPAESAGIFVPFFATTALTSKFVPNMLAGGKAVGVFLHAMRLPDGSGYKVVLEAAPEAMYSTDTETSAAAMSQVVEKYVRAYPSQYMWTMKRFKKRPAGEARWY